Proteins encoded by one window of Musa acuminata AAA Group cultivar baxijiao chromosome BXJ2-9, Cavendish_Baxijiao_AAA, whole genome shotgun sequence:
- the LOC135622492 gene encoding uncharacterized protein LOC135622492 gives MTWQEELASLVGDTGITYSADAAVAEEEERDAGDTGGRVLGKGYFRVYEDGAGPEESLKEQVTGFVVATGEMLRDLGRGFWDVAQQSLERVGETYVGKKVRGHWDAVLRRLEFMNEYLPEDRDPVHAWPIVITVFLLALLVLRVNNGNETSVEAPKKLYVSPPSASRIQLLDGRYMAYQEKGVLAERARFFMIAPHAFLSSRLAGIPGIKESLLEEFGVRLITYDLPGFGESDPHPVRNLNSSAMDMLHLANALGVTDKFWVVGYSGGAMHAWAAVHYIPDRLAGAAMFAPMSNPYDSSLNKEEIHKTWDEWTMKRRLMYVLARRFPSLLPYFYRRSFLSGECGQPEKWLSLSLGKKDKSLLEEPVFREFWEKDAGESVRQGDAKPFVEEALLQVSNWGFCLADLQVQNQHQGKGLLPWLKSLYGRVEHEQAGFLGPIHVWQGMDDHVVPPSMTKFIRRMIPGATVHRLLGEGHFSYFCFCDDCHRQIFSTLFGNPRGPLSTKLEVDRSPSEQHMEDIASHDCTEQE, from the exons ATGACGTGGCAGGAGGAGCTGGCCAGCCTGGTCGGGGACACCGGGATCACGTACTCCGCCGACGCCGCGGTggccgaggaggaggagcgggACGCGGGGGACACGGGCGGGAGGGTTCTCGGCAAGGGGTATTTCCGCGTGTACGAGGACGGGGCGGGACCGGAGGAGAGCTTGAAGGAGCAGGTGACGGGGTTCGTGGTGGCCACGGGGGAGATGCTACGGGACCTCGGCCGCGGGTTTTGGGATGTAGCGCAGCAGAGTCTGGAGAGAGTGGGGGAGACCTACGTCGGCAAGAAGGTCAGGGGGCATTGGGATGCGGTGTTGCGGCGACTCGAGTTCATGAACGAGTACCTGCCCGAGGATCGGGATCCGGTGCACGCTTGGCCCATCGTCATCACTGTCTTTCTCCTCGCGCTTCTTG TACTAAGGGTAAACAATGGAAACGAGACTTCTGTTGAAGCGCCAAAGAAACTGTATGTAAGTCCCCCAAGTGCTAGTCGTATCCAACTTCTAGATGGTCGATATATGGCATATCAAGAGAAAGGAGTTTTGGCTGAAAGAGCTAGATTTTTCATGATTGCTCCACATGCGTTTCTTTCTTCTCGTTTGGCAG GAATACCTGGCATTAAAGAATCTCTTTTAGAGGAATTTGGTGTTCGGTTGATCACTTATGATCTTCCAGGTTTTGGTGAAAGTGATCCTCATCCCGTTCGGAATCTCAACTCATCAGCTATGGATATGCTCCATTTAGCGAATGCTCTTGGTGTTACTGACAAGTTTTGGGTAGTGGGTTATTCAGGTGGTGCCATGCATGCATGGGCAGCTGTTCATTATATTCCTGACAGACTAGCAG GTGCAGCCATGTTTGCTCCAATGTCCAATCCGTATGACTCCAGCCTGAACaaagaagagattcataaaaCCTGGGATGAGTGGACTATGAAAAGGAGATTGATGTATGTTTTGGCTCGGAGGTTTCCCTCTCTTCTTCCATACTTTTACCGTAGAAGCTTTCTGTCCGGAGAATGTGGTCAGCCTGAGAAGTGGTTGTCATTGTCCTTGGGGAAGAAG GACAAATCATTATTGGAAGAGCCAGTTTTTAGGGAATTCTGGGAAAAGGATGCTGGTGAATCTGTCCGTCAAGGAGATGCAAAACCATTTGTGGAGGAAGCTCTGCTGCAAGTTTCAAACTGGGGTTTCTGTTTGGCTGATCTTCAAGTGCAGAATCAGCATCAGGGTAAAGGCCTTCTCCCGTGGCTCAAGTCACTTTACGGTCGAGTTGAACACGAGCAGGCAGGCTTTCTTGGCCCCATACATGTATGGCAG GGGATGGACGACCATGTGGTGCCACCATCCATGACCAAATTCATTCGACGGATGATCCCGGGAGCAACAGTGCACAGGTTGCTTGGCGAAGGACACTTCTCCTATTTCTGCTTTTGCGATGATTGCCACAGGCAAATATTCTCCACC